A stretch of the Mycobacterium shigaense genome encodes the following:
- a CDS encoding metallophosphoesterase family protein, producing the protein MRLLLIADTHVPKRARQLPPQLWDEVAGADVVVHAGDWVGVELIDELQARAARLIGCWGNNDGPAVRARLPELADVTLAGLRLTVVHETGAAAGREARMSRLYPDRDVVVFGHSHIPWDTTTDTGLRLLNPGSPTDRRRQPFCSYMTARVDDGNVTDVILHRLDN; encoded by the coding sequence ATGCGACTGCTGCTCATTGCCGATACCCACGTTCCGAAGCGGGCCCGCCAGTTGCCCCCGCAGCTGTGGGACGAAGTCGCCGGCGCGGACGTCGTCGTGCATGCCGGTGACTGGGTGGGGGTCGAGTTGATCGACGAGCTGCAAGCCAGGGCTGCCCGGCTGATCGGATGCTGGGGCAACAACGACGGGCCCGCGGTGCGGGCGCGGCTGCCGGAACTGGCCGACGTGACGTTGGCCGGCCTCCGCCTGACCGTGGTGCACGAGACCGGCGCTGCCGCCGGCCGCGAGGCCCGGATGTCGCGGCTGTACCCGGATCGCGACGTCGTGGTGTTCGGGCACAGCCACATCCCGTGGGACACCACGACGGACACGGGACTGCGCCTGCTCAACCCGGGCTCGCCCACCGACCGGCGCCGGCAGCCGTTCTGCAGCTACATGACCGCCCGCGTCGACGACGGAAACGTGACGGACGTCATCCTGCACCGCCTCGACAACTAG
- a CDS encoding DivIVA domain-containing protein encodes MPKSRRELLTADDVREVTFSSPPIGERGYRRDDVDDLLRRIEERLESHNRLSAQEVRTAVFRPPPLFRRGYHEDQVDEFLDRAVVAIQSLESG; translated from the coding sequence ATGCCGAAGTCGCGCCGCGAACTTCTCACCGCCGACGACGTCCGCGAGGTCACGTTCTCGTCGCCGCCGATCGGCGAACGCGGTTACCGCCGCGATGACGTGGACGACCTGCTGAGGCGGATCGAAGAGCGTCTCGAATCACACAACAGGCTGTCAGCGCAGGAGGTGCGTACCGCGGTGTTTCGCCCACCGCCGCTGTTTCGCCGCGGCTACCACGAAGATCAGGTTGACGAATTTCTCGACCGCGCGGTGGTCGCCATCCAGTCGCTCGAGTCGGGCTGA
- a CDS encoding IS481 family transposase — protein MSHANAALTPRARLRLARLVVESGWTYAAAAKMFMVAPRTAKKWADRFRAEGPAGMADRSSRPHVSPTRTAPALMRRIVDLRWRKRLGPVQIGGRLGVPASTVHAVLTRCRINRLSHIDRVTGEPLRRYEHPHPGALIHVDVTKFANIPDGGGHRFLSREQSKRNAIATGHRTGERGGISTNYRPKIGIAFVHTVIDDHSRMAYAEICTDEKAATAVAVLQRAVAWFAECGVVVERVLSDNGSAYRSFAWRDACAELRVTPKRTRPYRPQTNGKIERFHRTMADGWAYARHYQSTKERDTALAGWLHFYNFHRAHSAIAGKPPVTRLTNLPGHHN, from the coding sequence GTGTCCCACGCTAACGCTGCACTGACCCCGCGCGCTCGATTGAGGCTCGCCAGACTCGTCGTCGAGTCCGGTTGGACCTACGCGGCGGCGGCGAAGATGTTCATGGTCGCCCCGCGAACCGCCAAGAAGTGGGCCGATCGGTTCCGCGCCGAGGGGCCCGCCGGGATGGCCGACCGCAGCTCACGTCCGCACGTCAGCCCCACCAGGACCGCACCGGCGCTGATGCGCCGGATCGTGGATCTGCGATGGCGCAAGCGGCTCGGGCCGGTGCAGATCGGCGGGCGCTTGGGGGTGCCGGCCTCCACTGTGCACGCGGTACTGACCCGGTGCCGCATCAACCGGCTATCCCACATCGACCGCGTCACCGGCGAACCGCTGCGCCGCTACGAACATCCCCATCCCGGCGCGTTGATCCACGTCGACGTCACCAAGTTCGCCAACATCCCCGACGGTGGCGGTCACAGATTCCTGAGTCGAGAACAAAGCAAACGCAACGCCATCGCCACCGGCCACCGCACCGGGGAACGCGGTGGCATCTCGACGAATTACCGCCCGAAGATCGGAATCGCGTTCGTACACACCGTGATCGACGATCACTCTCGGATGGCTTACGCCGAGATCTGTACCGATGAGAAGGCCGCGACGGCCGTCGCCGTGCTGCAGCGCGCAGTCGCGTGGTTCGCCGAGTGCGGGGTCGTCGTCGAACGGGTGCTCTCAGACAACGGATCGGCCTACCGATCCTTCGCGTGGCGTGACGCCTGTGCCGAGTTGCGCGTCACTCCGAAGCGGACCCGCCCGTACCGGCCGCAAACCAACGGAAAGATCGAGAGATTCCATCGCACCATGGCCGACGGTTGGGCCTACGCCCGTCACTACCAGTCCACTAAAGAACGCGACACCGCTTTAGCGGGCTGGCTGCACTTCTACAATTTCCATCGAGCCCACTCCGCCATCGCAGGCAAGCCACCAGTCACCAGACTGACCAACCTCCCTGGACATCACAACTAG
- a CDS encoding TetR family transcriptional regulator, protein MNGRTPGSRHKSSRSRSGESQSREERKEATRRAIIAAALKLLQDRSLSSLSLREVTREVGIVPAAFYRHFESMEALGLVLVDESFRSLRDTLREARAGKLDPNRVIESSVEILVASVADRREHWRLIGRERNSGLSVLRYAIRTEIRLITSELATDLARFPGLNAWSTEDLNVLATLFVNSMIVIAEAIEDAQTAEALDDIRRLAVKQLRMIAIGIAGWRSKP, encoded by the coding sequence GTGAACGGTCGTACTCCTGGTTCACGGCACAAGTCCAGCCGGAGCCGCTCGGGCGAAAGCCAGTCGCGCGAGGAGCGCAAGGAGGCGACCCGGCGCGCCATCATCGCCGCGGCACTCAAGCTCTTGCAGGACCGCAGCCTGTCCAGCCTGAGCCTGCGCGAGGTCACGCGGGAGGTCGGCATCGTGCCTGCCGCGTTCTACCGCCACTTCGAGTCGATGGAAGCACTGGGCCTCGTGCTCGTCGACGAGTCGTTCCGCAGCCTGCGCGACACGCTGCGCGAGGCGCGCGCCGGCAAGCTCGATCCGAACCGGGTGATCGAGTCGTCCGTCGAGATTCTGGTCGCCAGCGTCGCCGATCGCCGGGAGCACTGGCGGCTCATCGGCCGCGAGCGCAACAGCGGGCTGAGCGTGCTGCGCTACGCCATTCGCACCGAGATCCGGCTGATCACCTCGGAGCTGGCGACCGACCTGGCCCGCTTCCCGGGCCTCAACGCGTGGAGCACCGAGGACCTCAACGTGTTGGCGACCCTGTTCGTCAACTCGATGATCGTCATCGCCGAGGCGATCGAGGACGCCCAGACCGCCGAGGCGCTGGACGATATCCGCCGCCTTGCCGTCAAGCAGCTACGGATGATCGCCATCGGCATCGCCGGCTGGCGAAGCAAACCGTGA
- a CDS encoding YoaK family protein produces MRVTSPIFDSENRLSWLLAALAGVLGATAFTHSEGYFVTFMTGNAQRAVLGYFRHDVLLSITAGLLLVCFVAGVVIASVARRRFWSGHPHGPTVLTTTSLVAATALDVIEDGWGENMLDFAPIMLVVFGIGALNTSFVKDGEVSIPLSYVTGTLVKMGQGIERHLAGGTIADWLGYFLLFISFVLGAAFGGAISLVVNGTWMLVVATVVCAVTTAFTYLHMDRRRAVD; encoded by the coding sequence ATGCGGGTGACAAGTCCGATATTCGACAGCGAGAACCGCTTGTCGTGGCTGCTGGCCGCGCTGGCAGGCGTGTTGGGGGCGACCGCATTCACCCATTCCGAGGGTTATTTCGTCACGTTCATGACGGGCAACGCGCAGCGCGCGGTGCTGGGGTACTTCCGGCATGACGTGTTGCTCTCGATCACCGCGGGGCTGCTGCTGGTGTGCTTCGTCGCCGGCGTGGTGATCGCCTCGGTGGCCCGCAGGCGCTTCTGGTCGGGGCATCCGCACGGTCCCACGGTGCTGACGACGACCAGCCTGGTGGCGGCGACCGCGCTGGACGTCATCGAAGACGGCTGGGGCGAGAACATGCTCGATTTCGCGCCGATCATGTTGGTGGTCTTCGGTATCGGCGCGCTGAACACCTCATTCGTCAAGGACGGCGAGGTGTCGATCCCGCTGAGTTACGTGACGGGCACGCTCGTCAAGATGGGCCAGGGCATCGAACGGCACCTGGCCGGCGGAACCATCGCGGACTGGCTGGGATACTTCCTGCTGTTCATCAGCTTCGTGCTCGGCGCCGCGTTCGGCGGCGCCATCAGCCTTGTCGTCAACGGCACCTGGATGCTGGTGGTGGCCACCGTCGTCTGCGCGGTGACCACCGCCTTCACGTATTTGCACATGGACCGCCGCCGCGCCGTGGACTAG
- the ag85C gene encoding diacylglycerol acyltransferase/mycolyltransferase Ag85C, giving the protein MSFLQEVRRLRVAAAGMPRRLAIAAMGAALLSGLVAAGGGSAPAGAFSKAGLPVEYLQIPSPSMGRNIKVEFQGGGAHAVYLLDGLRAQDDYNGWDINTPAFEEFYQSGLSVIMPVGGQSSFYSNWYQPSSGNGQNYTYKWETFLTQEMPLWLQANKQVSPLNNAAVGLSMSGGSALILAAYYPQQFPYAASLSGFLNPSEGWWPTLIGLAMNDSGGYNANSMWGPSSDPAWKRNDPMLQIPRLVANNTRVWIYCGNGTPSDLGGDNMPAKFLEGLTLRTNEQFQNTYTAAGGRNGVFNFPANGTHSWPYWNQQLMAMKPDMIQVINAVNTPPPAPAATPGT; this is encoded by the coding sequence ATGTCGTTCTTACAAGAGGTGCGAAGGTTGCGTGTCGCCGCGGCGGGCATGCCGCGCCGGCTGGCGATCGCGGCCATGGGTGCGGCCCTGCTGTCGGGTCTGGTGGCCGCCGGCGGCGGCTCGGCGCCCGCGGGGGCGTTCTCCAAGGCGGGGCTGCCCGTGGAGTACCTGCAGATCCCCTCGCCGTCGATGGGCCGCAACATCAAGGTCGAATTCCAGGGCGGCGGTGCGCACGCCGTGTACCTGCTGGACGGTCTGCGGGCTCAGGACGACTACAACGGCTGGGACATCAACACCCCGGCCTTCGAGGAGTTCTACCAGTCCGGCCTGTCGGTGATCATGCCCGTGGGCGGCCAGTCCAGCTTCTACAGCAACTGGTACCAGCCGTCGTCGGGCAACGGCCAGAACTACACCTACAAGTGGGAGACGTTCCTGACCCAGGAGATGCCGCTGTGGCTGCAGGCCAACAAGCAGGTCTCCCCGCTCAACAACGCCGCGGTGGGTCTGTCGATGTCGGGCGGTTCCGCGCTGATCCTGGCCGCGTACTACCCGCAGCAGTTCCCTTATGCTGCATCGCTGTCCGGCTTCCTCAACCCGTCCGAGGGCTGGTGGCCGACGCTGATCGGCCTGGCCATGAACGACTCGGGCGGCTACAACGCCAACAGCATGTGGGGCCCGTCGAGCGACCCTGCCTGGAAGCGCAACGACCCGATGCTGCAGATCCCGCGGCTGGTGGCCAACAACACCCGCGTCTGGATCTACTGCGGTAACGGCACACCGAGCGACCTCGGCGGCGACAACATGCCGGCGAAGTTCCTCGAAGGCCTGACGCTGCGCACCAACGAGCAGTTCCAGAACACCTACACGGCAGCGGGTGGACGCAACGGCGTGTTCAACTTCCCTGCCAACGGGACGCACTCGTGGCCCTACTGGAATCAGCAGCTGATGGCGATGAAGCCTGACATGATTCAGGTCATCAACGCGGTCAACACGCCCCCGCCGGCCCCAGCCGCCACGCCGGGGACCTGA
- a CDS encoding MaoC family dehydratase: MRTFESVADLAAAAGETIGQSDWVTITQEEVNLFADATGDHQWIHVDPEQAAAGPFGTTIAHGFMTLALLPRLQHDMYTVKGIKLAINYGLNKVRFPAPVPVGSRVRAQSSLVSVDDVGNGAVQATVSTTVEIDGSAKPACVAESIVRYIS, from the coding sequence ATGCGCACTTTCGAGTCAGTCGCCGACCTCGCCGCCGCCGCGGGCGAGACCATCGGTCAGAGCGACTGGGTGACCATAACGCAGGAAGAGGTCAATCTGTTCGCCGATGCGACCGGCGATCACCAATGGATCCACGTCGACCCGGAGCAGGCGGCCGCCGGTCCGTTCGGCACGACCATCGCGCACGGCTTCATGACCCTGGCGCTGCTGCCGCGGCTGCAGCATGACATGTACACCGTCAAGGGCATCAAGCTCGCGATCAATTACGGCCTCAACAAGGTTCGCTTTCCCGCGCCGGTTCCGGTCGGTTCCAGGGTGCGCGCGCAGAGTTCGTTGGTTAGCGTCGACGACGTCGGCAATGGGGCCGTGCAGGCGACGGTGTCGACCACCGTCGAGATCGACGGGTCGGCCAAGCCGGCCTGTGTGGCCGAAAGCATCGTGCGCTACATCTCCTGA
- a CDS encoding MarR family winged helix-turn-helix transcriptional regulator yields the protein MPAVKSEVDLVTEVFGVLGRFRRQLRSAGRGFASARVTESQSELLWLIGRQPGISVRAAAAELGLVPNTASTLVSKLVAGGLLIRTVDSADRRACQLRLAEPAQQIVDASRAAHRVLLSDVLDELDSDQIDSLTAGLRVLHTMTRRLRERRP from the coding sequence ATGCCCGCAGTGAAGTCTGAGGTCGACCTGGTCACCGAGGTGTTCGGCGTCCTCGGCCGATTCCGGCGGCAGCTGCGGTCCGCGGGTCGCGGCTTTGCCTCCGCCCGGGTCACCGAGTCACAGTCGGAGCTGCTGTGGCTGATCGGCCGGCAACCGGGGATCTCGGTGCGCGCCGCGGCGGCCGAACTGGGGCTGGTGCCCAACACCGCCTCGACACTGGTCTCGAAGCTGGTCGCGGGCGGCCTGCTGATCCGGACCGTCGACTCGGCCGACCGGCGCGCCTGCCAGTTGCGGCTCGCCGAGCCCGCACAGCAGATCGTCGACGCGTCCAGAGCCGCCCACCGGGTGCTGCTGTCCGACGTGCTCGACGAACTCGACAGCGATCAAATCGATTCTCTGACAGCGGGGTTGAGGGTTCTCCACACGATGACACGACGATTACGGGAGCGCAGACCATGA
- a CDS encoding acyl-CoA dehydrogenase family protein encodes MWDFETDPEYQAKLDWVEKFMVDELEPLDLVALDPYDKQNPEMMGILRPLQQQAKDQGLWAAHLGPELGGQGFGQVKLALLNEILGRSRWAPSVFGCQAPDSGNAEILALFGTDEQKARYLQPLLDGEISSCYSMTEPQGGSDPGMFVTNAVRDGDDWVINGEKWFSSNAKHASFFIVMAVTKPDARTYDKMSLFIVPGETPGIEIIRNVGVGGESKHGSHGYVRYNDVRVPADHVLGGEGSAFMIAQTRLGGGRVHHAMRTIALARKAFDMMCERAVSRKTRHGHLSDFQMTQEKIADSWIQIEQFRLLVLRTAWLIDKHHDYQKVRRDIAAVKVAMPAVLHDVAQRALHLHGALGVSDEMPFVKMLVAAESLGIADGATELHKMTVARRTLREYQPVTTPFPSAHIPTRRAESHARLAARLEHSIAEF; translated from the coding sequence GTGTGGGACTTCGAGACGGACCCGGAATATCAGGCGAAGCTGGACTGGGTCGAAAAGTTCATGGTCGACGAGCTGGAACCGCTCGATCTGGTCGCCCTTGATCCGTACGACAAACAGAACCCCGAGATGATGGGCATCCTGCGGCCGCTGCAGCAGCAGGCGAAGGACCAGGGTCTGTGGGCCGCGCATCTGGGGCCCGAACTCGGCGGTCAGGGCTTCGGTCAAGTGAAGTTGGCGCTGCTCAACGAAATCCTCGGGCGCTCCCGCTGGGCGCCGTCGGTGTTCGGCTGCCAGGCGCCGGATTCCGGTAACGCCGAGATCCTCGCGCTGTTCGGCACCGACGAGCAGAAGGCCCGCTACCTGCAGCCGTTGCTCGACGGCGAGATCTCCTCGTGCTACTCGATGACCGAACCCCAGGGCGGCTCCGATCCGGGGATGTTCGTGACGAACGCGGTCCGCGACGGCGACGATTGGGTCATCAACGGGGAGAAGTGGTTTTCCAGCAACGCCAAGCACGCGTCATTCTTCATCGTCATGGCCGTGACCAAACCTGACGCGCGCACGTACGACAAGATGTCGCTGTTCATCGTCCCGGGCGAGACGCCGGGGATCGAGATCATTCGCAATGTCGGGGTGGGCGGCGAGTCAAAGCACGGGTCGCACGGTTACGTCCGTTACAACGACGTCCGGGTGCCTGCCGATCATGTGCTGGGCGGCGAGGGATCGGCGTTCATGATCGCCCAGACGCGCCTCGGTGGCGGCCGTGTTCACCACGCGATGCGCACAATTGCATTGGCCCGCAAAGCTTTTGACATGATGTGTGAGCGCGCGGTGTCACGCAAGACCAGGCATGGCCATCTCTCCGATTTTCAGATGACTCAGGAGAAGATCGCCGACAGCTGGATCCAGATCGAGCAGTTCCGGCTGTTGGTGCTGCGCACCGCCTGGCTGATCGACAAGCATCACGACTACCAGAAGGTGCGCCGCGACATCGCCGCCGTGAAGGTCGCGATGCCCGCGGTGCTGCACGACGTGGCTCAGCGAGCCCTGCACCTGCACGGCGCGCTCGGAGTTTCCGACGAGATGCCGTTCGTCAAGATGCTGGTGGCCGCGGAGTCGCTGGGTATCGCCGACGGCGCCACCGAGCTGCACAAGATGACGGTGGCCCGACGCACGCTGCGCGAATATCAGCCCGTGACGACGCCTTTCCCGTCCGCGCACATACCGACCCGGCGCGCCGAGTCGCACGCGCGGCTGGCCGCACGTTTAGAGCACTCGATCGCCGAGTTCTAG
- a CDS encoding F420-dependent hydroxymycolic acid dehydrogenase has translation MADFSRRTFARVAAGAGVLGAAGAAAACGKQGGDQAKPAAPPPPAPKNVGLVLAHEQFRTDQLVAQAKAAEDAGFQYVWASDHIQPWQDNEGHSMFPWLTLALVGNSTSRITFGTGVTTPTYRYHPAIVAQAFASLAILSPGRVFLGVGTGEQLNELATTNTWGKYRERHDRLVEAIGLIRQLWSGQRISFAGRYFQTDSLKLYDVPAAPPPIFVAASGPKSATLAGQYGDGWITQARDVTNPKLVAALNAGAQAAGRDPKTLGKRVEMFAVVGDNAQATKAADLWRFSAGGFDRPNPAEIQRSAASVPLDKVLANWTVGTDAGAHVAAVQALLDAGAVPFLHFPQDDPITAINFYRDNVLPKLH, from the coding sequence ATGGCCGATTTTTCGCGGCGGACGTTCGCGCGGGTGGCCGCCGGGGCTGGCGTGCTCGGTGCCGCCGGGGCGGCCGCCGCGTGCGGCAAGCAGGGCGGCGATCAGGCCAAGCCCGCCGCTCCCCCGCCACCGGCGCCCAAGAATGTGGGGCTGGTGCTCGCACACGAGCAGTTCCGCACCGATCAGCTGGTGGCACAGGCCAAGGCAGCCGAAGATGCCGGCTTTCAGTACGTCTGGGCCAGCGACCACATCCAGCCGTGGCAGGACAACGAAGGCCACTCGATGTTTCCCTGGCTGACCCTGGCGCTGGTCGGCAACAGCACCAGCCGCATCACCTTCGGCACCGGCGTCACCACCCCGACTTACCGCTACCACCCCGCGATCGTCGCGCAGGCGTTCGCGTCCCTGGCGATTCTCAGCCCGGGGCGGGTGTTTCTCGGTGTGGGTACCGGCGAGCAGCTCAACGAGCTGGCCACCACCAACACCTGGGGCAAGTACAGGGAGCGGCACGACCGGCTGGTCGAGGCGATCGGGCTGATCCGCCAGCTGTGGAGCGGCCAGCGAATCTCGTTTGCGGGCCGCTACTTTCAAACCGATTCCTTGAAGCTGTACGACGTGCCGGCCGCACCGCCGCCGATTTTCGTGGCGGCCAGCGGCCCCAAGAGCGCGACACTGGCCGGCCAGTACGGCGACGGCTGGATCACCCAGGCCCGCGACGTCACGAACCCGAAGCTCGTCGCCGCGCTGAACGCGGGTGCGCAGGCCGCCGGGCGCGACCCCAAGACCCTGGGCAAGCGCGTCGAGATGTTCGCCGTCGTCGGCGATAACGCGCAGGCCACCAAGGCCGCCGACCTGTGGCGGTTCAGCGCCGGTGGCTTCGACCGGCCCAACCCCGCCGAGATCCAGCGATCCGCCGCGTCGGTTCCGCTCGACAAGGTGCTGGCCAACTGGACGGTCGGCACGGATGCGGGCGCGCACGTCGCCGCCGTGCAGGCGCTGCTCGACGCCGGTGCCGTCCCGTTCCTGCACTTCCCGCAGGACGACCCGATCACCGCCATCAACTTCTATCGCGACAACGTCTTGCCCAAGCTGCACTGA
- a CDS encoding GNAT family N-acetyltransferase — MTPQARPAHQSDIGELAATLSRAFYDDPVMEWILPDSGKRLRQLSRMFTAITRHHHLAHGGVEVASDGPAIGAAALWDPPNHWRETRRAEWAMVPSFLRVFGLRTAQARGVQELMKRFHPEEPHWYLAAIGSAPSVRGQGFGQALMRSRLDRCDAEHCPAYLESSKPENVSYYQRFGFAVTREIELPGGGPPLFAMWRDAR; from the coding sequence GTGACCCCGCAGGCACGTCCGGCGCACCAGTCCGACATCGGCGAACTCGCCGCCACCTTGAGCCGGGCCTTCTACGACGACCCGGTCATGGAATGGATCCTGCCCGACTCGGGTAAGCGGCTGCGTCAGCTGAGCCGCATGTTTACGGCGATAACCCGGCACCACCACCTGGCCCACGGTGGGGTGGAGGTCGCGTCCGACGGGCCGGCCATCGGCGCTGCGGCTCTGTGGGATCCGCCGAATCACTGGCGGGAGACACGTCGTGCGGAATGGGCGATGGTGCCGAGTTTTCTGCGGGTCTTCGGCTTGCGCACGGCACAGGCCCGCGGGGTGCAGGAACTCATGAAGCGCTTCCACCCCGAAGAGCCGCACTGGTATCTGGCCGCCATCGGCAGCGCCCCCTCGGTCCGTGGCCAAGGTTTCGGGCAGGCGTTGATGCGGTCCCGGTTGGACCGCTGCGACGCCGAGCACTGTCCGGCCTATCTCGAGTCGAGCAAGCCCGAAAACGTGTCGTATTACCAGCGTTTCGGCTTCGCGGTCACCCGGGAAATCGAGCTGCCCGGCGGGGGACCCCCGTTGTTTGCGATGTGGCGGGACGCGCGTTAG
- a CDS encoding ATP-binding cassette domain-containing protein: MTELLPMAIDCQHLTYRYGQFTAVDDLTLQVRPGETMGLLGPNGAGKTTLVRMLTTLTPVQNGELRIFGLDSVRQTTDIRSNIGYVPQQLSIEPALTGRQNVAWFARLYGVPRAERADRVEQALAAMELLEVADRLAGSYSGGMVRRLEVAQALVNRPSLLVLDEPTVGLDPIAREGVWTQVQSMQAQFGMTVLLTTHYMEEADALCDRVALMHRGVLRAVGTPADLKAHVSKVSPRATLEDVFRHYAASDLTESAASSEFREIRSSRRVASRAS; the protein is encoded by the coding sequence ATGACCGAACTACTGCCGATGGCGATCGACTGCCAGCACCTGACCTACCGCTACGGCCAGTTCACCGCGGTCGATGACCTGACGTTGCAGGTGCGCCCCGGCGAGACGATGGGCCTGCTCGGGCCGAACGGCGCCGGCAAGACGACCCTGGTGCGGATGCTGACCACGCTGACACCGGTCCAGAACGGCGAGCTGCGCATCTTCGGGCTGGACTCGGTGCGTCAGACCACCGATATCCGCAGCAATATCGGCTATGTGCCGCAACAACTCTCGATCGAGCCGGCGCTGACCGGGCGGCAAAATGTGGCATGGTTCGCGCGGCTGTACGGCGTCCCGCGCGCCGAACGGGCGGACCGCGTCGAGCAGGCGCTGGCCGCCATGGAGCTGCTCGAAGTCGCCGACCGGCTGGCGGGCTCCTATTCCGGCGGCATGGTGCGCCGCCTGGAAGTCGCCCAGGCACTGGTCAACCGCCCGTCGCTGCTGGTGCTCGACGAACCGACCGTCGGACTGGATCCCATTGCCCGCGAAGGCGTCTGGACCCAGGTGCAGAGCATGCAGGCCCAGTTCGGCATGACTGTGCTGCTGACCACCCACTACATGGAAGAAGCCGACGCCCTGTGCGACCGGGTGGCGCTGATGCATCGCGGCGTGTTACGGGCGGTGGGGACGCCGGCAGATCTAAAGGCACACGTGTCCAAGGTGTCGCCCCGCGCCACGCTCGAGGACGTATTCCGCCACTACGCGGCCTCCGACCTCACCGAATCTGCGGCGTCGTCCGAGTTCCGCGAAATCCGTTCCAGTAGAAGGGTTGCCAGCCGTGCCAGTTGA
- a CDS encoding ABC transporter permease — protein MPVDQAVQPTLVRAPRGWQRVCATMSRVGAFAIVEMQKLRHDRTELVTRMVQPALWLLIFGTTFSKLHVIHTGSVSYLAFLAPGIIAQSALFSSIFYGIQIIWDRDAGVLAKLMVTPAPASALITGKAFAAGVRSVAQVVGVLALAYVMNVGLTVNPLRILAAMVVVMLGAAFFACQSMTLAGLVRSRDRLMGIGQAITMPLFFGSNALYPVDVMPSWLRVLSTVNPLSYEVDALRAMLIGTPLNPLDFSVLAAAAVIGIGTAATLLRRLVA, from the coding sequence GTGCCAGTTGACCAAGCCGTCCAGCCGACCCTGGTCCGCGCCCCGCGGGGGTGGCAGCGAGTGTGCGCCACCATGAGCCGCGTCGGCGCCTTCGCGATCGTCGAAATGCAGAAGCTGCGGCACGATCGCACCGAACTCGTCACCCGCATGGTGCAGCCGGCGTTGTGGCTGCTGATCTTCGGCACGACTTTTTCCAAGCTACACGTCATCCACACCGGGTCGGTGTCCTACCTGGCATTTCTGGCGCCGGGCATCATCGCGCAGTCGGCGCTGTTCAGCTCGATTTTCTATGGCATCCAGATCATTTGGGATCGCGATGCCGGCGTGCTGGCCAAACTCATGGTCACCCCGGCTCCGGCGTCGGCACTGATCACCGGCAAGGCATTCGCCGCCGGGGTGCGCTCGGTCGCGCAGGTCGTCGGCGTGCTGGCGCTGGCGTACGTGATGAACGTGGGCCTCACCGTCAACCCGCTGCGGATCCTGGCGGCGATGGTCGTCGTGATGCTGGGCGCGGCGTTCTTCGCCTGCCAGTCGATGACGTTGGCCGGGTTGGTGCGCAGCCGCGACCGGCTGATGGGTATCGGTCAGGCCATCACCATGCCGCTGTTCTTCGGGTCCAACGCGCTGTACCCGGTCGACGTCATGCCGTCCTGGCTGCGGGTGCTCAGCACCGTCAATCCGCTGAGCTACGAGGTCGACGCCCTGCGGGCGATGCTGATCGGCACGCCGCTCAATCCGCTGGACTTCAGCGTGCTGGCGGCCGCCGCTGTGATCGGAATCGGCACGGCCGCAACGCTATTGCGTCGCCTCGTCGCGTAG